The Apibacter raozihei genome contains a region encoding:
- a CDS encoding MarC family protein — protein MVQNFIHVFSAAMVALFPVVNPIGNAFIVNNFLEGLGEKQRKSVVKQITIYCLSIGLGSLLIGRLILLLFGLSIPVIQLGGGLMICKTALGWLSDGNNKGKSKEKKEKTINDLDNENIQKDIFYPITFPIIMGSGSISVIFTLTANSSIEENMYLTLINYLTIALVILVLCILVYFFLSNASKIVDKVGSSGNIIINKLIAFFTFCIGIQITLTGISKIFHIDIM, from the coding sequence ATGGTACAGAATTTTATACATGTATTTTCAGCGGCTATGGTAGCCTTGTTTCCCGTGGTTAATCCTATTGGCAACGCATTTATTGTAAATAATTTTCTGGAGGGATTAGGGGAAAAACAAAGAAAATCTGTAGTAAAGCAAATAACCATTTATTGTTTATCTATTGGGTTAGGAAGCTTACTTATCGGTCGTTTAATATTACTGCTGTTTGGTCTGTCCATTCCTGTTATACAGCTGGGAGGAGGTCTCATGATTTGTAAGACAGCCTTGGGCTGGTTATCCGATGGGAATAATAAAGGAAAAAGTAAAGAAAAAAAAGAGAAAACCATAAACGATTTAGATAATGAAAATATTCAAAAAGATATATTTTATCCTATTACCTTTCCCATTATAATGGGCTCAGGTAGTATTTCCGTTATATTTACTTTAACCGCTAACAGCTCAATTGAAGAAAACATGTACCTGACTTTGATTAACTATCTGACTATTGCTCTGGTTATACTTGTTCTTTGTATTTTAGTATACTTTTTTTTGTCAAATGCTTCAAAGATTGTTGATAAGGTAGGTAGCTCTGGGAATATAATTATTAATAAACTTATAGCTTTTTTCACCTTTTGTATAGGCATACAAATAACCTTGACAGGTATATCCAAAATTTTTCATATTGATATTATGTAA
- a CDS encoding NADH-quinone oxidoreductase subunit D: MSQENNKSELINLAGVVDNYIVKEQLDGQLQKINLGPTHPSTHGIFENHILMDGERIVSSSSTVGYIHRAFEKISERRTYAQITTLTDRLNYCSSPINNMGWHMTMEKLLGIKVSKKIDYMRIIIMELARIADHLVCDSVMGVDTGALTGFTYMFQDREKIYDLYEQVCGARMTTNIGRIGGFERDFSPKFHQLIREFIADFPKRLEEFASLLERNRIFMDRTIGVGGISAERALNYGFTGPNLRAAGVDYDVRVMSPYSSYDDFDFIIPIGTAGDAYDRFMVRLQEIRESFKLIKNAYENLPEGNYHEDVPDFYLPDKPDVYNSMEALIYHFKIIMGETKIPTGEVYNSVEGGNGELGFYLVSDGGRSPYRLHFRRPCFIYYQAFEELVKGQMLSDAIIALGSLNVIAGELDA; encoded by the coding sequence ATGTCTCAGGAAAATAATAAAAGTGAGTTGATAAACCTTGCGGGTGTCGTTGATAATTATATCGTTAAAGAACAATTAGACGGTCAGCTTCAGAAAATAAATTTAGGACCTACCCACCCGTCAACTCATGGTATATTTGAAAATCATATATTAATGGACGGAGAGCGAATTGTCTCTTCATCCTCTACTGTTGGATATATTCACAGGGCTTTTGAGAAAATATCCGAAAGAAGAACCTATGCTCAGATTACGACTTTAACAGATCGGTTAAATTATTGTTCGTCACCAATCAATAATATGGGGTGGCATATGACTATGGAGAAGCTTTTAGGTATAAAAGTTTCTAAGAAAATAGATTATATGCGAATCATAATTATGGAGCTGGCGCGAATAGCAGACCATTTGGTATGCGACTCCGTCATGGGAGTAGATACAGGTGCACTAACCGGATTTACGTATATGTTCCAGGACAGGGAAAAAATTTATGATCTTTACGAACAGGTATGTGGAGCCAGAATGACTACCAATATTGGTCGTATTGGTGGTTTTGAAAGAGATTTCAGCCCTAAATTTCATCAGTTAATTCGTGAATTTATCGCTGATTTTCCGAAAAGACTGGAAGAGTTTGCCAGCTTACTTGAAAGAAACCGGATATTCATGGACAGAACGATTGGGGTGGGAGGAATATCTGCAGAAAGAGCCTTAAATTACGGATTTACAGGCCCAAACTTACGTGCTGCCGGTGTGGATTATGACGTTAGGGTAATGAGTCCTTATTCTTCCTATGATGACTTTGATTTTATCATTCCTATAGGTACTGCCGGTGATGCTTATGACCGTTTTATGGTACGATTGCAGGAGATAAGAGAAAGTTTCAAGCTGATAAAAAATGCGTATGAAAATTTGCCGGAAGGAAATTACCATGAAGATGTACCGGACTTTTATCTGCCGGATAAGCCGGATGTTTACAATAGTATGGAAGCGCTAATTTATCATTTTAAAATCATTATGGGGGAAACAAAAATTCCAACCGGTGAAGTATATAATTCTGTTGAAGGTGGTAATGGAGAGTTAGGCTTTTATTTAGTTAGTGATGGAGGAAGAAGTCCGTATCGTTTACATTTCAGAAGACCGTGCTTTATTTATTATCAGGCTTTTGAAGAGCTGGTTAAAGGACAAATGTTATCCGATGCCATTATTGCACTGGGAAGTTTAAATGTAATTGCAGGTGAGTTAGACGCTTAA
- a CDS encoding NADH-quinone oxidoreductase subunit C, whose protein sequence is MDNQFVLQLLTDEFGDSILRAYEPDGILTLEIKDEAVLPLVEFVKKHTIKIDFLTDICGIHYPDHKGAELGVIYHLHSFINNFRLRLKTYLSIDKPDVDSLTSLYSGANWMERETFDFYGINFKGHPNLKRILNMEEMEYHPMLKQYQLEDATRTDKDDAMFGR, encoded by the coding sequence ATAGACAATCAATTTGTTTTACAGCTTTTAACAGATGAATTTGGAGACTCTATTCTTAGAGCTTATGAGCCGGATGGTATTCTGACATTGGAAATTAAGGATGAAGCTGTTCTGCCTTTAGTCGAATTTGTAAAAAAGCATACGATTAAAATAGATTTTCTTACAGATATATGCGGTATCCATTATCCGGATCACAAAGGTGCTGAGCTAGGAGTAATATACCATTTACATAGTTTTATTAATAATTTCAGGCTGAGGTTAAAAACCTATTTGTCTATTGATAAGCCAGATGTAGATTCTTTAACTTCTCTTTATTCCGGTGCTAACTGGATGGAAAGAGAAACGTTCGATTTCTATGGAATCAATTTTAAAGGACATCCCAATTTAAAGCGGATTCTTAATATGGAAGAAATGGAATATCATCCTATGCTGAAACAATATCAGCTGGAAGATGCAACACGTACAGATAAAGATGATGCCATGTTTGGTAGATAA
- a CDS encoding NADH-quinone oxidoreductase subunit B gives MSEKVTMVEPPEGVSGPGYFAGSLDKIIGLARSYSLWPLPFATSCCGIEFMAIQASNYDLSRFGAENMRFSPRQADLLMVCGTISKKLAPVLKQVYSQMAEPKWVMAVGACASSGGIFDTYSVLQGIDKIIPVDVYVPGCPPRPEQIIEGFMQIQEMVQNESLRRRDSPEYKALLESYNIS, from the coding sequence ATGTCAGAAAAAGTTACGATGGTCGAACCTCCTGAGGGAGTAAGCGGACCAGGATATTTTGCCGGGAGCTTAGATAAAATTATCGGGTTGGCCCGCTCATATTCTTTATGGCCTTTACCTTTTGCAACCTCTTGCTGCGGTATTGAGTTTATGGCTATACAAGCATCAAACTATGATTTATCCCGTTTTGGGGCTGAAAATATGAGGTTTTCTCCCAGACAGGCGGATTTACTGATGGTTTGTGGAACCATATCTAAAAAACTAGCCCCGGTGCTTAAACAGGTTTATTCTCAAATGGCAGAGCCTAAATGGGTAATGGCAGTGGGTGCCTGTGCTTCCAGTGGCGGTATTTTTGATACGTATTCTGTACTTCAGGGAATTGATAAGATCATTCCGGTAGACGTTTATGTACCCGGATGCCCTCCAAGACCGGAGCAAATTATTGAAGGTTTTATGCAGATTCAGGAAATGGTACAAAACGAAAGCCTGAGAAGAAGAGATTCACCAGAGTATAAAGCTTTATTAGAATCATATAATATTTCGTAA
- a CDS encoding NADH-quinone oxidoreductase subunit A gives MSLPVDYVPILIQVAVALGFSVMTLIGSAMLGTRIHGKAKDDTFECGVAYEGDARTPFSIKYFLTAILFVLFDIEIVFFYPYALNVKEFGVAGFLAVVTFISIFLLGFLYVVKKGALDWEK, from the coding sequence ATGAGTTTACCCGTTGATTATGTACCTATATTAATTCAGGTAGCTGTAGCATTAGGTTTCAGTGTAATGACACTTATCGGCTCAGCTATGTTAGGGACAAGAATTCATGGTAAGGCAAAAGATGATACTTTTGAATGTGGTGTAGCATACGAAGGAGATGCACGTACACCGTTTTCAATTAAGTATTTTCTAACTGCAATTTTATTTGTTTTATTTGATATAGAAATAGTTTTCTTTTATCCTTACGCACTTAATGTTAAAGAATTTGGCGTTGCCGGATTTTTAGCTGTAGTCACCTTTATTTCTATTTTCTTACTAGGCTTTTTATATGTAGTGAAAAAAGGAGCTCTGGATTGGGAAAAATAA
- a CDS encoding TonB-dependent receptor produces the protein MKKLYLICSLICCGQFLMAQNTSSIKGNVSNIENLPVADAVILVDGQSVSETTKSDGSFEIKGLSPGKHKITIISPDSGQYTESFSLDSNETKELRMTVYQKGDLDKILIYGQGKQPKGLDMITRIPLSPRELPQNISVISDEIINEQGALTLTDAVRNVPGVTLFGTYGGTTESMSIRGYRGTPVLKNGIQVDSDFRTSGILTDMQGVSSIQVLRGSASITQGIGNGLGSPGGVINVVTKTPLFLKDAGQVALESGSWGLFRSTLDYQTVLDKKNTSAFRLNAAFQRADSYKPRVDNNRVYVNPSFEWRPDDKTTVTLEMDYMNDNTTPDRGTTNLSEINTYNLLDTSKNFFGWGTDNVNTKTTTYSAKIVRKLNDKLSLRAVYAGSVNNDETYGVGSMANPYRYKDVVTGKTISDYTKRIRTLSWSESEDKNKVIQIDLIGKNLFTGKIKHTFQAGFDYKSNEKTSISHGSITVDTVNILEKIGNNLPSGISKKSFGTTAVNTKTYSEVYGFTVHDAIEFNPYIRANFALRYSVDGRKSNVGAANDAWDPFVGIMITPVKNISLFGNFATTTNLRSASNPTQDGGTIGASVTNQWEVGVKSDWFNKKLDFNVTYYFINNNDIAYQVYDNGVATGYYKKAGDLRRNGIEIEANGRILENLRVILGYSYSDVQYRKSIAYVNGSRPMNAPYSTANGWVQYLFNQGALKNLSLGVGVYYVGNRPVNDYSSDLRTDGHGTTPGVKPFNMPGYTTINAQLGYTYKDVGLKVFFNNIFDELGYTSYYRGGYINQIDPRNFKIQLSYNF, from the coding sequence ATGAAAAAATTATACTTAATTTGTTCTTTAATTTGTTGCGGTCAGTTTCTTATGGCCCAAAACACTTCATCAATTAAAGGGAATGTTTCTAATATTGAAAACCTCCCTGTTGCAGATGCTGTCATCCTTGTAGATGGACAGTCAGTATCTGAAACTACAAAAAGTGATGGTTCTTTTGAAATTAAAGGTTTATCTCCCGGTAAACATAAAATTACCATCATTAGCCCTGATTCTGGTCAGTATACGGAATCTTTTTCTTTAGACTCAAATGAAACTAAAGAATTGAGAATGACTGTCTACCAAAAGGGAGATCTAGATAAAATTTTAATTTACGGACAAGGAAAACAGCCCAAAGGTCTTGATATGATCACCCGTATACCTTTATCTCCCAGAGAATTACCTCAAAACATTTCAGTTATATCTGATGAAATTATTAACGAGCAGGGTGCTCTTACTTTAACTGATGCTGTAAGAAATGTTCCCGGTGTTACGCTCTTCGGAACTTACGGTGGAACTACTGAGAGTATGTCTATCAGGGGATACAGAGGTACTCCGGTATTAAAAAACGGTATTCAGGTTGATTCTGATTTTAGAACATCAGGAATTTTGACAGATATGCAAGGGGTTTCAAGTATTCAGGTTTTAAGAGGATCTGCGTCAATAACCCAAGGTATCGGTAACGGATTAGGCAGCCCTGGAGGAGTTATAAACGTAGTTACCAAAACACCTCTATTTTTAAAGGATGCCGGACAGGTAGCATTGGAATCCGGTAGTTGGGGATTATTTAGATCTACACTTGATTACCAAACGGTTCTGGATAAAAAAAATACTTCGGCATTCCGATTAAATGCTGCTTTTCAAAGAGCAGACAGCTATAAGCCAAGAGTGGACAACAATCGTGTATATGTAAACCCTTCTTTTGAATGGAGACCGGATGATAAAACAACGGTGACTCTTGAAATGGATTACATGAATGATAATACGACCCCAGATAGAGGAACTACAAACTTATCTGAAATAAATACTTACAATTTATTAGATACATCTAAAAACTTTTTTGGTTGGGGTACGGATAATGTTAACACCAAAACAACCACTTATTCTGCAAAAATAGTTAGAAAACTGAATGATAAACTTAGCTTACGAGCCGTATATGCCGGTTCGGTAAACAATGACGAAACTTATGGAGTAGGTTCAATGGCTAACCCTTACAGGTACAAGGATGTAGTAACTGGCAAAACTATTTCTGATTACACAAAGAGAATAAGAACCCTTAGTTGGTCTGAGAGTGAAGATAAAAATAAAGTTATTCAAATCGATTTAATCGGTAAAAATTTATTTACCGGTAAAATTAAGCATACGTTTCAGGCAGGATTTGACTATAAATCTAATGAAAAAACTTCAATTTCTCATGGCTCCATAACTGTTGATACAGTTAATATTTTAGAAAAAATTGGTAATAATTTACCTTCTGGTATTTCCAAAAAATCATTTGGAACCACAGCTGTAAATACTAAAACTTATTCAGAAGTATACGGATTTACAGTACATGATGCCATAGAATTTAATCCATATATACGCGCAAACTTTGCTTTACGATACAGTGTTGACGGAAGAAAATCGAATGTAGGCGCCGCTAACGATGCATGGGACCCGTTTGTTGGGATAATGATAACGCCTGTAAAAAATATCAGCCTGTTTGGAAATTTTGCCACTACGACAAATTTACGTTCAGCCAGTAATCCAACCCAGGATGGTGGAACCATTGGAGCATCAGTAACCAATCAGTGGGAAGTCGGAGTAAAATCGGACTGGTTTAATAAAAAACTGGATTTTAATGTGACATATTATTTTATTAATAATAACGATATTGCTTATCAGGTCTATGATAATGGTGTTGCTACAGGATACTACAAAAAAGCAGGAGATTTAAGAAGAAATGGAATTGAGATTGAAGCAAATGGCCGGATTCTTGAAAACCTGAGAGTTATTTTAGGATATTCTTATTCAGATGTTCAATACAGAAAAAGTATTGCTTATGTAAATGGCTCAAGGCCTATGAATGCCCCTTATTCAACGGCAAACGGATGGGTACAATATTTATTTAACCAGGGTGCATTAAAAAATCTTTCATTAGGTGTAGGTGTATATTATGTAGGCAACAGACCTGTTAACGATTATAGTTCAGATTTAAGAACTGACGGACATGGAACTACTCCAGGAGTAAAACCATTTAATATGCCTGGTTATACAACTATTAACGCCCAGCTTGGTTATACTTATAAAGATGTGGGACTAAAAGTTTTCTTTAACAACATATTTGATGAACTGGGATATACTTCTTACTACCGTGGTGGTTATATAAATCAAATAGATCCTAGAAACTTTAAAATTCAGTTATCATATAATTTCTAA
- a CDS encoding TIGR03915 family putative DNA repair protein, whose product MVVFQYDKSFEGLLCAVFEAYDKKKYPESLISQEQIVPLLTREVFAIETQTEKFLRVLTLLKNKMSVMELNRLNAVWLSEIENSDFLLFQYIKYAIDSKFEHSANFGHPVVLEIHKIAKKVSKEVHAWQQFVRFQKSKDEIYFAPVHPVYNSLPLVIPHFKDRFSSQQWILYDLKRNYGFYYDLSEVHPMVLEGSGEHLRTGFVDEEMLHPDEKLFQELWKKYHTSVSIKERINLKLQKQYMPKRYWKFLTEKQ is encoded by the coding sequence ATGGTAGTTTTTCAATATGATAAATCCTTTGAAGGTCTCTTATGCGCTGTGTTCGAGGCCTATGATAAAAAAAAATATCCTGAGTCGTTAATATCACAGGAACAGATAGTACCATTACTTACCCGTGAGGTTTTTGCTATTGAAACTCAAACAGAAAAATTTTTGCGCGTTTTAACCTTGCTTAAAAATAAAATGTCAGTGATGGAATTAAACAGGCTGAATGCGGTTTGGTTGTCTGAAATTGAAAATAGTGATTTTCTTTTGTTTCAATATATAAAATATGCGATTGACAGTAAATTCGAACACTCAGCTAACTTTGGTCATCCGGTAGTTCTTGAAATACATAAAATAGCAAAAAAGGTATCCAAAGAAGTTCATGCATGGCAACAGTTTGTAAGGTTTCAAAAGTCTAAAGATGAAATTTATTTTGCACCCGTACATCCCGTATATAATAGTTTACCATTAGTTATACCTCATTTTAAAGATCGCTTTTCTTCTCAACAATGGATTCTTTATGATCTTAAACGAAACTATGGTTTTTATTACGATTTGTCGGAAGTTCATCCCATGGTTCTCGAAGGAAGCGGAGAACACCTCAGAACAGGTTTTGTTGATGAGGAAATGTTGCATCCGGATGAGAAGTTATTTCAGGAATTGTGGAAAAAATATCATACATCAGTATCAATCAAAGAAAGAATCAATTTAAAATTGCAAAAACAATATATGCCTAAGAGATATTGGAAATTCCTGACCGAAAAACAGTAA
- a CDS encoding putative DNA modification/repair radical SAM protein has product MVNENLINKLATLSESAKYDVSCSSSGVTRKSKSGDIGSASGWGICHSYTEDGRCVSLLKVLLTNYCIYDCAYCINRKSNDIKRAAFSVKELVNLTLEFYKRNYIEGLFLSSGIIKNPDHTMERMVRVIKELRTIHRYNGYIHMKSIPGASKELVYQAGLYADRLSVNIEIPSEKNLKYLAPEKDHASVFTPMKYIQNGVTEYKEERKKSKSVSKFTPAGQSTQMIIGATNETDQDILRVSSVLYLQSSMRRVYYSGFIPVNPGDTRLPAIRQAPLVRENRLYQADWLMRFYQFSSEEILDDVNPNLDLEIDPKLSWALRHPEYFPVDINICDYHLLLRVPGIGVKSAKLILASRRFGLLDTYQLKKIGVSMKRAKFFMVCRDYRGLNVNSSSPEYIRSLLVKKTPRSVASNQMSLLFSE; this is encoded by the coding sequence ATGGTGAATGAAAATCTCATTAACAAACTTGCAACTTTATCTGAGTCAGCTAAATACGATGTTTCCTGTTCCTCAAGTGGAGTTACAAGAAAGAGTAAATCCGGTGATATAGGTTCAGCATCCGGATGGGGAATATGCCATTCATATACTGAAGACGGAAGGTGTGTTTCTCTGTTAAAAGTTCTATTGACTAACTATTGTATTTATGATTGTGCATATTGTATTAATCGTAAAAGTAACGATATAAAAAGAGCGGCATTTAGTGTGAAAGAATTGGTTAATTTGACATTGGAATTTTACAAAAGAAATTATATTGAAGGCTTGTTTTTAAGTTCAGGAATAATCAAAAATCCCGATCATACCATGGAAAGAATGGTTAGGGTAATCAAAGAGCTTAGAACCATTCATAGATATAACGGTTATATTCATATGAAGAGTATACCTGGGGCAAGTAAGGAATTAGTATATCAGGCCGGATTATATGCAGACCGACTAAGTGTTAATATTGAGATTCCTTCAGAAAAAAATCTAAAATATCTGGCTCCTGAAAAAGATCATGCCAGTGTTTTTACTCCCATGAAATACATACAGAACGGAGTAACTGAATATAAGGAAGAGCGAAAGAAATCTAAATCGGTTTCAAAATTTACACCTGCTGGCCAGAGTACTCAAATGATTATTGGAGCAACTAATGAAACTGATCAGGATATACTTCGAGTTTCGTCTGTTTTGTATTTACAGTCTAGTATGAGAAGAGTCTATTATTCCGGATTTATACCCGTTAATCCGGGTGACACTAGACTTCCGGCAATCAGGCAAGCGCCTTTAGTTAGGGAAAATCGTTTGTATCAGGCTGACTGGCTTATGAGGTTTTATCAGTTTTCATCAGAGGAGATATTAGACGATGTAAATCCCAATCTGGATCTGGAAATAGATCCTAAATTATCATGGGCTTTACGTCATCCCGAATATTTTCCTGTAGATATAAATATTTGTGATTATCACTTGCTTTTAAGAGTTCCCGGAATAGGAGTTAAGTCTGCAAAGCTCATTCTTGCTTCAAGAAGATTTGGCTTATTAGATACATATCAATTAAAAAAAATAGGAGTAAGTATGAAAAGAGCAAAATTTTTCATGGTTTGCAGAGATTATAGAGGGCTCAATGTTAACAGTTCCAGTCCTGAATATATAAGAAGTTTACTGGTAAAAAAAACGCCTCGTTCAGTAGCAAGTAATCAAATGTCATTACTTTTCAGTGAATAA
- a CDS encoding efflux RND transporter periplasmic adaptor subunit, whose protein sequence is MKKLVYINSIIWLVFSCSGTENKASSAENENKSEEITLTDEQIKTNGIKFGKPELRYIDTKITVSGVIHALPENKSSIHSQVDGFIDKVNFITGEFVKKGQVLATVRNPSFITLQKQFLEAYYNMNLNLKDYQRKQSLLSADAISRKAYEQSQALYQVSSAEYEGLRSELQLLGFNPSTIIRTKKINPILAIVSPKSGFVHAEEISPGKQITTADELFMIINQDELHIELNVPSKHASGLFTGQNVEFMLPEIKDTLRGSIHLIGKVTNTENNTIQVHVDIDSKLPPTNFYEGRFVNASIINRTNSVLTLPKEAIFEEAGKKYVFVKKGEHVEKKEVKTGAENEQFVEIMDWDNQLQVAVSGVYYLKAGEMESGHSH, encoded by the coding sequence ATGAAAAAACTAGTATACATAAATAGTATTATATGGCTGGTATTCTCTTGTTCAGGAACTGAGAATAAAGCAAGTTCTGCTGAAAATGAAAATAAATCAGAAGAAATTACTCTTACAGATGAACAAATCAAAACCAATGGAATAAAATTTGGAAAACCTGAACTTAGATATATTGATACCAAAATAACAGTAAGTGGAGTAATTCATGCCTTACCGGAAAATAAGTCATCAATACACAGCCAGGTAGATGGATTTATAGACAAAGTAAACTTTATTACCGGAGAATTTGTAAAAAAAGGTCAGGTTTTGGCTACCGTTAGAAATCCTTCCTTTATCACTTTACAAAAGCAATTTTTAGAAGCTTACTACAACATGAACCTGAATCTAAAAGATTACCAAAGAAAGCAATCTTTGCTATCTGCCGATGCAATAAGTCGAAAAGCCTATGAACAATCTCAGGCTTTATATCAGGTTTCATCAGCAGAATATGAAGGATTACGTTCTGAGTTGCAATTATTAGGATTCAATCCTTCAACGATAATCAGAACAAAAAAAATAAATCCAATATTGGCCATTGTCAGCCCGAAAAGTGGTTTTGTTCATGCAGAAGAAATTTCTCCCGGCAAACAAATTACTACGGCTGATGAATTATTTATGATTATTAATCAGGATGAACTGCATATAGAGTTAAATGTTCCTTCAAAACATGCATCAGGTTTGTTTACCGGACAAAATGTAGAATTTATGTTACCGGAAATTAAAGATACTTTAAGAGGGAGTATACATTTAATAGGAAAAGTAACTAATACTGAAAACAACACTATTCAGGTGCATGTGGATATAGATTCTAAACTTCCTCCAACAAATTTTTATGAAGGAAGATTTGTGAACGCTTCAATTATTAACAGAACGAATTCCGTTCTTACCTTACCTAAAGAAGCCATTTTTGAAGAAGCTGGAAAAAAATATGTATTTGTCAAAAAAGGAGAGCATGTCGAAAAGAAAGAAGTAAAAACAGGAGCAGAAAATGAACAGTTTGTTGAAATAATGGATTGGGATAATCAATTACAAGTTGCCGTATCTGGAGTTTACTATCTTAAAGCCGGTGAAATGGAATCAGGGCATAGCCATTAA